The segment AACACAAGGGCTGTGCTTCAGGAGTTTCTGCAGGTGCACTTCACCCTAGTGATCACAGTGCTTGtaactgtgctgctgtctgggcTGGTGATGACCTGTATTGCTGTGTCGTGGATGTGGCACAAATATCCGTGAGTTGTCTTTTCCCCAAGACACTTAATTGCTGCATTTGGCAAGGAGGCACTTGTGGCGCCGGGATCCTGGGCGGCCAagtcagctgctggcagcatgctgCTCGGATGAATGTTGCGGTGTCTTTTAAGTGTCCTCCTAATTCCCATCAGTgagtagtgctttctgaaactcattctcaCAGAGTGTGCAAGAGGGCAGAGACAGCTCCAGGACAAGCTCATCCTGAGAGTGACCGGGAGAGAGGCCAATCTGGAGGTGAAGGCAGAgcggagctgggagaggcaacAGAAGATGCCGTAGTTGcccaagaaaagaagaatgtgtCCAGCGGATCCAGCCCGTTCCCCTCCTCCTTTGAAGCGGAGTTTGAACAGCTGTGCAGCAAAATCCGCACAGACCCTTCCCTTTGGCCCACGtgtcccagcagctctcccacgGACGGCGTCTCTTCCCCAGATGCCCGCGGTTCTCGGGGTTCCCCATAGCCATCTAGTGCCCCGGTTACCTgtgtcagcagggctggggtcCCCTGGAAGACCCCGCTTTGTGAGTAATAAAGACACCCTgtgcaaaagcagctgttttgagCATTTCCATGGGGTTCTAGTGCATagggaagggctggggaggCTTGATATGTGAAGAGTTGTCCTTGAGCTCTTCTAGGCTCCTGCCCTGAATCAGGGCAGGCGGcgagggaaggaagcagctggaagggggagtttccagcactgagcacctgTGGGAGAAACTACGTGGTAGCAAAGGCTACCAGTACAATGCTTACGCCTGCAGGTGAAGAGGCGACAGCCTGCCCTAGTGGCAGTCCTAGATTAGAAGTCACAGAAATCATCGTACGAGTCGTCATAGAAGTCACGGAATGGcgtggattggaagggacctcaaggacctTCGGGTTCCAAACGCCAACCAAGCAATGGGTTCTAGGGGACCCATTGGAATTAAGGTGCCGGTTTTGACAAGTGGAAATGTGTCGTTCAGGAGTATAGGAGCGATCCGCTCGGGGTCGCTGAAAGATTTGAAACGACACTAAAAGCAGCATCCTGACTGGGCGGATATAGACGCGATGCTGGGTGAGTTCACCGGGACGGAAGAGCAATGAATTCTGAAAACGGCTAGGACTCACGTCCAGGCTCAAGTGAGTGCCCGAAGGGCCTCACCCAAAGGCCTGCAAGGGCAGATGGAGGGTTTTGTCCTCcgttttgttttggaaaggcCATAGATGAGTTCAGGATCTAAGAGCAATAGATAAGATTGTGGAAGCTTTACAGCCAGTAGCTGCAAACCCCTATACACTGTTAAGTAGACTCAAGCCAGAAAGGAACTACTTGAGAGTGTTAGGTCTGAAAGATGCCTTTTTGTGCCTCCCTTTGGCTGCAGCACGTCAAAAATGGTTTGCATTTGAGTGGGAAAACCCGGATTCGGGAAGAAAAGCTCGGTTACCCTGGGCAGCGTTACCCCACACAAGGGGTAACAAGGTCAGCGCAAAGTCGGAGATGGTGTTACCGCTTATCGGGACATAATAGAAGCACAGCCTCTGCCAGCTGGGACAtcagcacagaaggcagaaatgatTGCTCTGATGAGAGCCCTCAAGCTGGCTAAAGGCAAAAGAGCTAATGTCTGGTCTGCTTCTAAGCATGCTTTTGGTGCTGTACACAGTCATGGGGCTATGTGGAAAGGAGGGGGGCTGTTACCAACTCGAGGGAAAGGAATCAAGCACACTCCTGAGATCTGGGAGTTGATAGAAGTGCCTGAGAAGGCGTGAGAAACTGCAAGAAAGCACTGCGGAAGTCATCCGAAAGGTACGAGTGCAGGAGGATGGAGAAATGATTTGGCAGATGAAGCAACCAAAAGGgtggcaggagaggagaggggagaagggaaaggggaaaagttGCATGCGTCCGGCGCCACCCGAGAGGAATCCggccccccccttcctcccgcAGTCCCCGGAGCGCTGCCAGGCCGCCCTTAGCAACGTGACGCCGCAGGTGGTTGCTAGGGGCGGGCCAGGAAGTGGTTTGTGGCGGCGGAGAGCACTTCCGGGGCAGCGCGGCATGGCGGCGTCGGCTTCGGCttcggcggcgggcgggcggtgAGTGGGGCCGGGCGGAGCGGGTTGTGTCCTGGGCACGGGGTCGGGCTTCAGTCCGGGGGCATGGAGGGGCCGTCGGGGGAGGAGCTGGTGGTGCTGCCGGCAGCCGGAGGCAGGTCCCGGCTCGCAGGCGGGCTGCGTGGCCTGTTGAGGGCTGTGGGTGCCGGAGCGCAGGCCGGGGCGAGCGGGGCGGCTCCCAGGCGGCGCCGCGGCTGCGTTGGGCAGGGCGGTGGCAGCCCCGTGCTCCGTCGTGCGGCGGGAGCTGTCGTGCTTTGTCGCTCTTCGCTGGTCCGTGGAGGGGAAGCTGGCGTGTCGCTTGCTCTCGTTGTTGTTTGTGTGTTGTTTCCGTGGTGGCGGGCCTTGGAGATGGCGTCGGGAAGCGCGGGGCTCCGTCCGGATGGGAAGTTTTGCTTTTGGCGTCGCTCTGTGGAGTTTTGCTTCAGGCCCGGAGCGCGACAGCACGAAGCTGTGGGTGGCGGGGCCTGATGGTGCAGCAAGGATGGCAACGGCATCGTCTTCCTGTGGTGTTCCCCAGCAAAGCCTCGAGGCAGAGCCTGAGCCCCCCTCTTCCCCCGTCCGCCTGGCTTCTGTGGCGCggctctggctgtgctctgctgcgCTCTGCGGTGCAGCAGGAAGGCCTCCCTTTGTTTGCCAGTAGGTCAGTCCCCGTAACGTCCTGATAGCGACATGGCACAGTTAAGAAATAGTGCGAGTCAGCATGGGAGGTGCTGTCCTGGAGTTGTTTTGCCTCCTCCTGCTGGCGTGTTCCAGAGGCAGAGGGAGGCATGCGGGCAGAGGCAATGTGCACGGTGCCAGCAAGTGCTGCGGGGCACGGGGGGCAGCTTCCTCTCAGGGAAGGACGTGCAAGTGTAAAGCTGTGAGTACCGGCTAGGGATGCTGCCTTGAAGTAAGCGCAGAGGGCGGCGTGCCTGATGCCAAGCCGTGACTCGCCGGTGTGCTGTGGTCCCTGTAACGCTGAAGTGCAGCCAGCTGGTTTGCCTAAAGTTGCAGCTGTGGACTGGGCAGGTCTGGGAGCCCGTTTTGAGTGGGGACATGATTTGTTGCTTTAGTTGAGAGAGATGAGCAGAAGGAGTGGCGCTCGTGCAGGACGCAAGCGCGGTGTGCTGTGCCATCTGTGAGCTTCTGGCAGAGGCAGGTGGTGAAAGTGGCCGTGGTTGCTGCTTGGCAGCCTACGTGAGAGCTGTGAGTGCTGGTCACGCGGTTGGGATTGGTCGCGCCTGAACCTGAAGGaaagtggggaaaagaagggtGCCTTGTGAGCTCTGAGGAGgggattttgtgttttcatggcGTACGAATGCGTTCccttttctgatgtgtttttgtGCGTTGGTGTTTCAGGTGTGTGAGTGAGGACTCCGCGCTGGAATTTGTACCGAGAAGAGCCCAGGTGAGGAATGGAGCAACGTGCCTTGGTGCTGTGTTTGACTGGGGGAGCGGGCAAGGAGGAATGTTTGTAAAGGTGTAGTTGCTCTGGATTTCACTGAGCGGGACGAGTCTGGGCTGaagttttctgtgattctgtttgttGCGTCGTAACGGCTGCCTCGGTAGattggagggagggagggagggagagggagatttTAAAGCTGGAAGCAGTCCGGAGCAGATGgcatttctgcctgctttgaTGACGCTGTTCAAAGCCTTTGGGTCTGCAGTATGCAAGGTCCTGATTCAAAGGCAGGATTCAATCCAGTCGCAGCTCGTTGCGGGCAAATGCTTCTCTTAAGTGGTCTTCTGAATCAGCAGTGTCAGGGATTTCACAGTGTGTGTGTTGCCGTGGCTGGCAGTCTTTGCAGTTAGGAATGtcttcctgtgtttttctgttccgAATAGGATCCCGTCCTTGAGCTGCATTAGAAGCAAATTGTGATACCGTGTGCGGTAAGAAagggcagaggagcaggctCCTCCGGGCGGTGGTCACGTCAGCAAGCTGTCGGAGCtgaaggagcatttggacaatgctctcgGAGCTCGGGTTTGCAttttggtggccctgtgtggggtgaggagttggacttggtggcCTTTGTGGGTCCTGTCCAACTTTGGCTGTTCTCTGGTTCTGTGAGCAGCGGACAGGGCTGATTTGGCGCAAGCTCCCGTTCCACGTTCAGCATCGTAGGTGCTGTTAGGAGCTGAGGTGGGTGCCGTGGCAGGCGGCTCCTCCGTGGTGGTACTCCAGTGATGGGGGTCATCGCGCCGTGTTTCTGGGATAGCAACAAGGTCACAACTTTCCAAGTGCATCAGTGTTTCCAACTCCTTCTGCTTATTTCCCAGGCCGTGTGTGTTGTCataaaggcacttcagctgggcttccTGTCTCACggcctttcttttctggaggatCTAGGATTCCCTAGAACatcctcctgctcttctccGTCGCTTTGTGCTCCACCCTTTTCACCCATCCAGTTTGGTGTGAACCCTCGAACAACCTGCTCAACCCCGGTGGCCCTCATGTTGCCCCCTTCTCCCTTCATAGTTAGTTTAAAGAGCTTTCAATGAGTCCTGCCAGTTCCTGGGCTAGGGCGCTCTTACCCCTTAGAGACAGGCAAGTTCCATCTGCAGACATCGTGCCAGGTGCTGGGTAAATTGCCCCATggtcaaaaaacccaaattCCTGTGTTTGCAGCAACCTCTAAGGCTTTTATTTatgaggtgggtttttttgatcCTCTCAGTATCCTGCCCCGCCACTGAAGgtatagaagaaaaaagcagctgcaCGCCCTTTCCATCTACTACCTACCGCAGTCCCCTGAAGTCTTTCTTGATAGtcctcaggcttttctcagcgGCTTCGTCACTGCCGGCCTGAACTATCAAGAAGGGGTAGCAATCTCAGGGGCGAATCAGACCAGAAGTTTTCTAGCAAGATCCCTGCCCCGTTCCCCATGGAGGCAGCGCAACTCCGTACGGGTAGGGTCAGGCTGAAATGCAGGGCCCACCGTTCGTCTTAGAAGGGAGTCGCCTCTGACAACcagccttctttccttctgggTGGAGGCAGTCTTGAGGCGTGCGGTTGACTGCTTCACCCAAGGCAAGCTCACGGGTGGACCTCCCAGTGCACCCTCACTCGCCTCTCCCTCGAGTTGCAGGGCGTCAAACGTATTTTGCAGAGGCCCCTGGGGAAGCGAGGATGGTCGGGATGGGGGTTGCCTACTTCTCGGAGCTGGTACCTGTTTCCAGTCCTCGTCCTGTCTCCAGTTGCCTCACTCTCCTCGGCATTGGCAGGACAGCGGAGATCAGAATCACCAAGGcaggaaaagacctccaggatcatccagtccaaccgtccagCTCCCGCCACCGTTTcctcactaagccatgtcccttgGTTCAACATtgacacatttcttgaacacctctgtggatggtgactcagccacttCCCCGGGCATCCCATTCCAGTGGCTGtccactcttccagagaatcagttcttcctcatatctcccctgaacctcccctggcacaacttgagtgACTGGAAAAGGAGAGACATAAACCCCATTTTTGAAAAGGCCAAAAGGAAGAcgtggggaactacaggcctgtcagctgATTATGAAGGAAGTCTTCAGGAAACTATAGTAAAGCAAGCCGAAAACAGAGGTGATTGGTGACAGCCCTTACTTCACTAAGGGCAAATCATGCGTGACCAATTTGTTGTTCTTCTACGATGGCATTATAGCATTAGTGGGTAAGGCTGAAGCCTGAGCTTCTGCGGTCATCTATCTGGACTGACGTGGATTTGACAGATGGACAATTGAGTGGTCCATTAATTGACTTAGCTGGACAGTTAGACTGAGTGGTTGCCGTCCACCATTGTCGCTCATTGTGAAGGCAGAGACCGGTGGTGACCCTCAGGAATCCATTGGTGGAGCtattcaagaaatatttagctGTGGTACTAAGGtacgtggtttagtgggcaatattggcaGTAGGTGGACCGTAGGAGTAGAAGATAAGGAGAAGCggaggctcgggggagatcttctctctctctctctctctctacaaATCCCTgagaggaggctgtggcaaAGCGGGGGATTGGCCTGTGcccccaggtaacagcgataggaaaAGAGGGAATCAGAATCACCAAGGCAGGAAAGGATCTCCAAGATGATCGAGTGCGACCGCCCACCTACCACCgcttccccactaaaccacgtcccttagttcaacatttaaacatttcttggacacctctgtggatggtgactcaaccacttccccgggcagcccgttccagtgcctgaccactctctctgaggataaattattcttaatatccatcctgaacctcccctggcgcaacttgaggccattccatcTCATCCTATTGACAGTgagatgggagaagaggccaactctcACCTggtcacaacctcctttcagggagatGCTGTGAGCCCTCAAGTTGCGTAACCGTTGGGGTTATGGCAACTGATTAAAAATGATGGGATGGAAAGTAATGAGTTTCCTCATAGGAGGCGCTCATCTTGAGCTGTCAATCTGAAGAAGTGCAAACAGATGCGGACAAAGGAGAGTCAATGCGGTGTATTGAAAAAACATGCAAGGACATGACGCATAAGTTGCCAGGTTTGTGGGAAGGTCATATAGCGTACCTccccatatttatttttcagacatcaTCCTCCGTGCTAGTGAGGCTTTATCTGCTTGGTTTTCAGGGCAAGTTTCACATTCAGGGATATCCTGTGCAGTAGCGTCCTTGTTGCAGACCCTGTTTCTGTATTGCGTCTCTTCTGGGCCCGCTGAGCAAGAAGAAATTCCTTCTTGAGGTTGTCAAGGCACTATGAAAGTTTTCCGgcaaagctgtggatgccccgtccgtggaggtgttcaaggcctggTTGGGTGGCGTCCTGGGCTGCCTGGCCCAGTGGGTGGCATCGCTGCGCACAGTGGTGGGGTTGGACGTACCACTTGTTTAACGTCCCCTCCAAGCCAGGGCATTCTATGGTGCTGTGATTCTACGATGTAAGTGTGACAAGCGTCAGCTGTGGTTTTCTGTAGGTGTCAGGGAATGGTCCCCCACGGTGATGGTGCCCAGAGCAAGGGACAGAGCTCTGCGCCTACCCTGGGAGGACTCTCACCCTCCTGAGCTGCCCAACAGGATGTGCTCCCTGGGGGAggtggctgcactgcagcttcGCTGCCACGGTTGCGCCCAAATAGCCCCTGCTCTCCCCAGCAGAGGTGCCCCAAGCAGCGACCCCaggcagccctggtgcagcGCATCACAAGACAAGGGGCACACGGGGAGCCTCCTACCCAGCATCACGAGGCCGTGAAGTCGCAGTGCCCCACCTTGCTGTGCTGAGCCGTGAGGTCATAACGCCCATCTGTGACGTCTGTCCCGAGCTACAGGATCACTGTGTGCCTGCCTCGacagcagcacttgctgtggctgcagcagctgtggtggcaGCATGGCACGAGTGTGGGGGTCCGTGGCCCCTGTCCGTCTCGTTGTCGTCCTCCTCCTTACCGCCGTGTGTTCCCGGGAGAGCTTTGCTGCTCCGTGGCGAGCACCGGGAgcaggtgggtgggc is part of the Gallus gallus isolate bGalGal1 unplaced genomic scaffold, bGalGal1.mat.broiler.GRCg7b scaffold_42, whole genome shotgun sequence genome and harbors:
- the LOC121108853 gene encoding uncharacterized protein LOC121108853 isoform X1, yielding MRGSPSSHMEVRPGKALPSPQLFPVLEPRWNPRASYVVLGPERGKDTSRRGRYSPRLSPGLKELLKEMEKAARGSDQPSAQDALRFGSHPTLPVSARGTQTAPTTGMPGVDAGKNTRAVLQEFLQVHFTLVITVLVTVLLSGLVMTCIAVSWMWHKYPVCKRAETAPGQAHPESDRERGQSGGEGRAELGEATEDAVVAQEKKNVSSGSSPFPSSFEAEFEQLCSKIRTDPSLWPTCPSSSPTDGVSSPDARGSRGSP
- the LOC121108853 gene encoding uncharacterized protein LOC121108853 isoform X3 — its product is MRGSPSSHMEVRPGKALPSPQLFPVLEPRWNPRGSDQPSAQDALRFGSHPTLPVSARGTQTAPTTGMPGVDAGKNTRAVLQEFLQVHFTLVITVLVTVLLSGLVMTCIAVSWMWHKYPVCKRAETAPGQAHPESDRERGQSGGEGRAELGEATEDAVVAQEKKNVSSGSSPFPSSFEAEFEQLCSKIRTDPSLWPTCPSSSPTDGVSSPDARGSRGSP
- the LOC121108853 gene encoding uncharacterized protein LOC121108853 isoform X2; this encodes MRGSPSSHMEVRPGKALPSPQLFPVLEPRWNPRGPERGKDTSRRGRYSPRLSPGLKELLKEMEKAARGSDQPSAQDALRFGSHPTLPVSARGTQTAPTTGMPGVDAGKNTRAVLQEFLQVHFTLVITVLVTVLLSGLVMTCIAVSWMWHKYPVCKRAETAPGQAHPESDRERGQSGGEGRAELGEATEDAVVAQEKKNVSSGSSPFPSSFEAEFEQLCSKIRTDPSLWPTCPSSSPTDGVSSPDARGSRGSP
- the LOC121108853 gene encoding uncharacterized protein LOC121108853 isoform X4, with amino-acid sequence MVILEMVLPELEFERAGSDQPSAQDALRFGSHPTLPVSARGTQTAPTTGMPGVDAGKNTRAVLQEFLQVHFTLVITVLVTVLLSGLVMTCIAVSWMWHKYPVCKRAETAPGQAHPESDRERGQSGGEGRAELGEATEDAVVAQEKKNVSSGSSPFPSSFEAEFEQLCSKIRTDPSLWPTCPSSSPTDGVSSPDARGSRGSP